A genomic segment from Luteolibacter ambystomatis encodes:
- a CDS encoding heparinase II/III domain-containing protein — MRFLSVFLIAILPLSAAVPAHPRIFMPANAVAPLKARIQSDPVAKLLHGKAMERAGRTLTEEPVRYEIPDGLRLLGSSRNAIAHILHTAYAWRMTGDRKYLDRCVKELDAVCAFQDWNPKHFLDVGEMSTAVAIGYDWLYPDLTADQRKRYAEALSIKGIAALPAKPPGWWSRPTNNWAQVCNGGFMIAADAIQDVKPEQAAPILTHTREVIKACESFYKPDGAYPEGPAYWHYGSTYHILAMAVEEREAPLKLEPLWQQTSRFLIHSTGSSGMPFNYADAGPGQADVSPAQTWLATRTGDTLAIKNVRDLINRRYTDKKPPSDRFLPLTLLWLPPAKEAAAPETKAIYRGEQSLAFLRSDWSPGALWLGIKGGTPAASHGHMDSGSFVLDWAGTRWFHDLGSDDYNMPGYFGGQRFTYFRLQNLSHNTLVIGGGLQNPKAASCPVNPFQDRDGTTTFTIDLSPAYTDQCKEALRKIAFNGAKREIDFTDALKDPTGPVRWQAVTDAKVTLDGRTATLEKSGHQLVLTTPNEGVEWKLADAKPPTEREKQNAGFRILSIETPKATEVALKVKISAK, encoded by the coding sequence GTGCGATTTCTGTCCGTTTTCCTGATTGCCATCCTGCCCTTGTCCGCAGCCGTGCCCGCCCACCCGCGGATATTCATGCCTGCCAACGCCGTGGCCCCGCTGAAGGCCCGCATCCAGTCCGATCCGGTCGCCAAGCTCCTCCACGGCAAGGCCATGGAGCGCGCCGGCCGCACGCTGACCGAGGAGCCCGTGCGCTATGAGATCCCGGACGGCCTGCGCCTGCTCGGCTCCTCCCGCAATGCCATCGCCCACATCCTTCACACCGCCTACGCTTGGCGGATGACCGGGGATCGCAAGTACCTCGACCGCTGCGTGAAGGAGCTCGATGCCGTCTGCGCCTTCCAGGACTGGAATCCGAAGCACTTCCTCGATGTCGGGGAAATGTCCACCGCCGTCGCCATCGGCTACGACTGGCTCTATCCGGACCTCACCGCGGACCAGCGCAAGCGCTACGCGGAAGCCTTGTCCATCAAGGGCATCGCCGCCCTCCCGGCAAAACCACCCGGCTGGTGGAGCCGCCCGACCAACAACTGGGCGCAGGTTTGCAACGGCGGCTTCATGATCGCCGCGGACGCCATCCAGGACGTGAAACCCGAACAGGCCGCGCCGATCCTCACCCACACCCGTGAGGTCATCAAAGCCTGCGAAAGCTTCTATAAACCGGACGGCGCCTATCCCGAAGGCCCCGCCTACTGGCACTACGGCAGCACCTACCACATCCTCGCCATGGCCGTGGAGGAACGTGAGGCCCCGTTGAAACTGGAACCGCTGTGGCAGCAGACCAGCCGCTTCCTCATCCACTCCACCGGCTCCAGCGGCATGCCCTTCAACTACGCGGATGCCGGTCCCGGCCAGGCCGATGTTTCCCCCGCGCAGACCTGGCTCGCCACCCGCACCGGCGATACCCTCGCCATCAAGAACGTCCGCGATCTCATCAACCGCCGCTACACCGACAAGAAGCCGCCGTCCGACCGCTTCCTGCCTCTCACGCTGCTGTGGCTGCCACCCGCGAAGGAAGCCGCAGCACCGGAAACCAAGGCCATCTACCGCGGCGAGCAATCGCTGGCCTTTCTCCGCAGCGATTGGTCGCCCGGCGCCCTCTGGCTCGGCATCAAGGGCGGCACTCCCGCCGCCTCCCACGGCCACATGGACAGCGGCTCCTTCGTGCTCGATTGGGCCGGCACCCGCTGGTTCCACGATCTCGGCTCGGATGACTACAACATGCCGGGCTACTTCGGCGGCCAGCGCTTCACCTACTTCCGCCTCCAGAATCTCTCGCACAACACGCTCGTCATCGGCGGCGGCTTGCAGAACCCGAAGGCCGCATCCTGCCCGGTGAATCCCTTCCAGGATCGCGATGGCACCACCACCTTCACCATCGACCTCAGCCCCGCCTACACCGACCAGTGCAAGGAAGCGCTGCGCAAGATCGCCTTCAACGGCGCGAAGCGTGAGATCGATTTCACCGATGCCCTCAAGGACCCCACCGGCCCCGTCCGCTGGCAGGCCGTGACCGATGCCAAGGTCACCCTCGACGGCCGCACCGCCACTTTGGAAAAATCCGGTCACCAGCTCGTCCTCACCACCCCGAACGAAGGTGTGGAATGGAAACTCGCCGACGCCAAGCCGCCCACGGAGCGGGAGAAGCAAAACGCGGGCTTCCGCATTCTCTCCATCGAGACGCCGAAGGCCACCGAGGTCGCCCTGAAGGTGAAGATCTCCGCAAAGTAG
- a CDS encoding TetR/AcrR family transcriptional regulator — translation MNHPKSPTGIGRPRAFDAEEALEKALRVFWEKGYEGTSMNDLTAAMGINRPSLYAAFGNKESLFRKALARYTEGPAAYVKTALSLPTARQTAEALLQGAVEMMANPDHPRGCFAIQSALACGDEAAPVRDELVSARCSTLVALEDRFQRAQKAGEFPKGTDPARLARYIATVMQGMSVQAASGTTVEDLRGIAEQAMLAWPS, via the coding sequence ATGAATCATCCCAAATCCCCCACCGGCATCGGTCGTCCGCGCGCATTCGACGCGGAGGAGGCGCTGGAAAAGGCCCTGCGTGTCTTTTGGGAAAAAGGCTACGAGGGCACCTCGATGAATGATCTCACCGCAGCCATGGGCATCAACCGCCCCAGCCTCTACGCCGCCTTCGGCAACAAGGAGTCCCTGTTCCGCAAGGCGCTGGCCCGTTACACCGAAGGCCCGGCCGCCTACGTGAAGACCGCGCTCTCGCTGCCCACCGCTCGTCAAACCGCTGAGGCGCTGCTCCAAGGCGCGGTCGAGATGATGGCGAATCCGGATCACCCGCGCGGCTGCTTCGCCATCCAGAGCGCCCTGGCCTGCGGCGATGAGGCCGCTCCTGTCCGGGATGAACTCGTCTCCGCACGCTGCTCCACCCTGGTGGCCCTGGAAGACCGCTTCCAGCGGGCACAGAAAGCCGGAGAGTTCCCGAAAGGCACCGATCCCGCACGTCTCGCCCGCTACATCGCCACCGTCATGCAGGGCATGTCCGTGCAGGCCGCCAGCGGCACCACGGTGGAGGATCTGCGTGGCATCGCCGAGCAGGCCATGCTCGCCTGGCCTTCTTGA
- a CDS encoding SDR family NAD(P)-dependent oxidoreductase, whose protein sequence is MSTTISKKLAGKHAIVTGASKGIGASIARLLAAEGASVIVNYASSRDGADRVVAEITGAGGKALAVQADVSKQEDITRLIAESVAAYGPIDILVNNAGIYQMAPLEEVTAESFQQQFGLNVLGLLLTTKEAVKQFNPTGGSVINISSVVSTYAPPGSSVYSGTKGAVDTITRVLSKELGARGIRVNAINPGMVDTEGTRSAGITADESEFRKHLETISPLGRIGRPDDIGSAAVFLASDDSSWVTGELFYIAGGLH, encoded by the coding sequence ATGAGCACGACCATTTCCAAGAAACTCGCCGGCAAGCATGCCATCGTGACCGGAGCCTCGAAGGGCATCGGTGCCTCCATCGCCCGTCTCTTGGCGGCGGAGGGTGCGTCCGTCATCGTGAACTACGCGTCGAGCCGTGATGGCGCGGACCGTGTGGTGGCGGAGATCACCGGCGCGGGCGGCAAGGCGCTCGCGGTGCAGGCGGACGTTTCCAAGCAGGAGGACATCACCCGGTTGATCGCGGAGAGCGTGGCGGCCTATGGTCCGATCGATATCCTGGTGAACAACGCGGGCATCTACCAGATGGCCCCGCTGGAGGAGGTGACGGCGGAATCGTTCCAGCAACAGTTCGGCTTGAACGTCCTGGGCCTGCTGCTGACCACGAAAGAAGCGGTGAAGCAGTTCAATCCCACCGGTGGCAGCGTGATCAACATCAGCTCCGTGGTGAGCACCTACGCGCCTCCTGGCTCCTCCGTTTACAGCGGCACCAAGGGCGCGGTGGACACCATCACCCGGGTGCTTTCCAAGGAACTCGGCGCGCGCGGCATCCGTGTGAACGCGATCAATCCGGGCATGGTGGATACGGAAGGAACGCGCAGCGCGGGCATCACCGCGGATGAGAGCGAATTCCGCAAGCATCTGGAAACGATCTCGCCGCTGGGCCGCATCGGTCGTCCGGATGACATCGGCAGCGCGGCGGTGTTCCTGGCCTCCGATGATTCGTCGTGGGTGACAGGGGAGTTGTTCTACATCGCGGGTGGACTCCACTGA
- the uxaC gene encoding glucuronate isomerase — protein sequence MPYLDDDFLLHSPTARHLFHEVAKNQPILDYHCHLSPQEIATDHRWENLADIWLGGDHYKWRLLRANGIDEQLITGDASPRDKFQAWAETVPYTLRNPIHHWTHLELRRYFGIDKLLSPATADEIWEKANARLAESDFSTRGILKKFDVRMVGTTDDPADSLDHHAAIATSGLSTKVLPTFRPDKVFQVDRPELFNSWIGRLEGTADADIATFSDLLAALQKRHDDFHTAGARLSDHGLDRCPALACSDAEASLVFDKARTGKPVTAEEKEKFSFYLMVFFGQLDAARGWTKQLHLGPFRNTNSAMAARLGPDSGFDTIGDTRQGAALVTYLDALASQDSLPKVVLYNINPSDNYLFAALTGAFQDGTVAGKIQFGSGWWFADQKNGMELQLDALSSTGLLSRFVGMLTDSRSFLSFPRHEYFRRILCNLIGTEADRGELPDDFEALSGLIRDVCFGNANRHFELNV from the coding sequence ATGCCCTACTTGGACGACGATTTTCTTCTCCACTCTCCCACCGCCCGCCACCTCTTCCATGAGGTCGCGAAAAACCAGCCCATTCTCGACTATCACTGCCACCTTTCCCCTCAGGAAATCGCCACCGACCACCGCTGGGAGAACCTCGCGGACATCTGGCTGGGCGGCGACCACTACAAGTGGCGTCTGCTCCGTGCCAATGGCATCGATGAGCAACTCATCACCGGTGATGCCTCCCCGCGCGACAAGTTCCAGGCCTGGGCCGAAACCGTCCCCTACACCCTGCGCAATCCCATCCACCACTGGACCCACCTGGAACTGCGCCGCTACTTCGGCATCGACAAGCTGCTCTCCCCGGCCACGGCGGACGAGATCTGGGAAAAGGCCAATGCCCGCCTCGCCGAATCCGATTTCTCCACCCGCGGCATCCTGAAAAAATTCGACGTCCGCATGGTCGGCACCACCGATGATCCGGCGGACAGCCTCGACCACCACGCCGCCATCGCCACCTCCGGCCTCTCCACCAAGGTCCTCCCCACTTTCCGCCCGGACAAGGTCTTCCAAGTCGACCGCCCCGAGCTTTTCAACTCGTGGATCGGCCGCCTCGAAGGCACCGCGGATGCGGACATCGCCACCTTCTCCGACCTCCTCGCCGCGCTGCAAAAGCGCCACGATGACTTCCACACCGCCGGCGCGCGTCTCTCGGACCACGGCCTCGACCGCTGCCCGGCCCTCGCCTGCTCCGATGCGGAAGCCTCGCTCGTCTTCGACAAGGCCCGCACCGGCAAGCCCGTCACCGCGGAGGAAAAGGAAAAGTTCTCCTTCTACCTGATGGTCTTCTTCGGCCAGCTCGATGCCGCACGCGGTTGGACGAAGCAGCTCCACCTCGGCCCCTTCCGCAACACGAACTCCGCCATGGCCGCGCGCCTCGGACCGGACAGCGGCTTCGATACCATCGGTGATACCCGCCAGGGTGCGGCCCTCGTCACCTATCTCGATGCCCTCGCCTCGCAAGATTCGCTGCCGAAGGTCGTCCTCTATAACATCAACCCGTCCGACAACTATCTCTTCGCCGCTCTAACAGGGGCCTTCCAGGACGGCACCGTGGCAGGCAAGATCCAATTCGGCTCCGGCTGGTGGTTCGCGGACCAGAAGAACGGCATGGAGCTCCAGCTCGATGCGCTCTCGTCCACCGGACTGCTCTCACGCTTCGTCGGCATGCTCACGGACTCGCGCTCGTTCCTGTCCTTCCCGCGCCACGAATACTTCCGCCGCATCCTCTGCAATCTCATCGGCACCGAGGCCGACCGCGGCGAACTCCCGGACGACTTCGAAGCCCTCTCCGGCCTCATCCGCGATGTCTGCTTCGGCAATGCCAACCGGCATTTCGAGCTGAACGTGTGA
- a CDS encoding SDR family oxidoreductase has protein sequence MSPLQGKTILVTGASSGIGRALCEQLVYRGANVLGVTRRPSALPEDVSPIEADLSQRDEVSTIFRGLGRIDALVNSAGVAHLAPIISGNPADWEEMWRVNVLALTLCCQLSLRHFPAEGGRIVNVSSMSGHRVPPTGGFYSPTKFAVRAVTDSLRHELKAAGSTIQVSSVSPGFVDTPLLETYFLGREDTLKGIRAHMKMLTPVDVAYCILTILEAPAHVEIGDIQLRSSDQPQ, from the coding sequence ATGTCACCCCTGCAAGGCAAGACCATCCTCGTCACCGGCGCATCCAGCGGCATCGGCCGCGCCCTCTGCGAACAGCTCGTGTATCGCGGGGCGAACGTCCTCGGCGTCACCCGCCGTCCCTCCGCGCTTCCCGAGGATGTCAGCCCGATCGAGGCGGACTTGTCTCAGCGGGATGAGGTCTCCACCATCTTCCGCGGCCTCGGCCGCATCGACGCGCTGGTGAACTCCGCCGGAGTCGCCCACCTCGCCCCCATCATCAGTGGCAACCCCGCCGACTGGGAGGAAATGTGGCGCGTCAATGTGCTCGCCCTCACCCTCTGCTGCCAGCTTTCGCTGCGCCACTTCCCCGCGGAGGGCGGCCGTATCGTCAATGTCTCCTCCATGAGCGGCCACCGCGTGCCACCCACCGGTGGCTTCTACTCGCCCACCAAATTCGCCGTGCGTGCCGTGACCGATTCCCTGCGCCACGAACTCAAGGCCGCCGGTTCCACCATCCAGGTCTCCAGCGTCTCACCGGGCTTCGTCGATACCCCGCTGCTGGAAACCTACTTCCTCGGCCGCGAGGACACGCTCAAAGGCATCCGCGCGCACATGAAGATGCTCACGCCCGTGGACGTGGCCTACTGCATCCTCACCATTCTGGAAGCCCCCGCCCATGTGGAGATCGGAGACATCCAGCTCAGGAGTTCGGACCAGCCGCAGTAG
- a CDS encoding zinc-binding alcohol dehydrogenase family protein, producing MKAIGATSPDRSSLAYVELAGPVPGPHDLLVKVEAVGVNPVDTKIRKTLGGSLDPRVLGWDAAGTVVAVGSEVVDFRVDDEVFYAGDVTRPGSNSELQLVDARIVAHKPTTIGFSVAAAWPLVSLTAWELLFERMGVDEHGGDAGKALLIINGAGGVGSALIQLAKHAGLEVIATASRENTEKWCRDLGADHVVSHREPLAPQLSALGFSEVPFIVNLHEPSAYWQQMGELIAPLGAIGMIVEPLEALRIGDPFKAKCVRIAWEFMFSRSKFQTHDMARQGEILEEIACRIEAGQLKQLMTRNLGTITPDHLRVAHEALEGGTVYGKWVLEGWE from the coding sequence ATGAAAGCCATCGGCGCCACTTCACCGGATCGTTCCAGCCTCGCCTACGTCGAACTCGCCGGGCCGGTGCCCGGTCCCCACGACCTGCTGGTGAAGGTGGAAGCGGTGGGTGTGAACCCGGTGGATACCAAGATCCGCAAGACGCTGGGTGGTTCGCTGGATCCGCGCGTGCTCGGTTGGGATGCGGCGGGCACGGTGGTGGCGGTGGGTTCAGAGGTGGTGGACTTCCGCGTGGATGACGAGGTGTTCTATGCCGGGGATGTGACGCGCCCTGGATCGAACTCGGAGCTGCAACTGGTGGATGCGCGGATCGTGGCGCACAAGCCGACGACGATCGGCTTCTCCGTGGCCGCGGCGTGGCCGCTGGTATCGCTGACGGCGTGGGAACTGCTATTCGAACGCATGGGTGTGGACGAGCACGGCGGTGATGCGGGCAAGGCGCTGCTCATCATCAATGGCGCGGGTGGCGTGGGATCGGCGCTGATCCAGCTCGCGAAGCATGCGGGACTGGAAGTGATTGCCACGGCCTCGCGTGAGAACACGGAGAAGTGGTGCCGCGATCTTGGCGCGGATCATGTGGTGAGTCATCGCGAGCCGCTGGCTCCACAGCTCTCGGCGCTCGGTTTTTCCGAAGTGCCATTCATCGTGAACCTGCATGAGCCGTCCGCGTATTGGCAGCAGATGGGTGAACTGATCGCGCCGCTGGGAGCGATCGGCATGATCGTGGAACCGCTGGAGGCGCTGCGGATCGGCGATCCGTTCAAAGCGAAGTGCGTGCGGATCGCGTGGGAGTTCATGTTCTCGCGGTCGAAGTTCCAGACGCACGACATGGCGCGGCAGGGTGAGATTCTGGAAGAGATCGCGTGCCGGATCGAGGCCGGGCAGCTCAAGCAGTTGATGACGCGGAACCTCGGCACCATCACTCCGGATCATCTCCGCGTGGCCCACGAGGCTTTGGAAGGCGGAACGGTGTATGGGAAATGGGTGCTGGAAGGGTGGGAGTGA
- a CDS encoding secondary thiamine-phosphate synthase enzyme YjbQ, with amino-acid sequence MSAHAESFEVRSRGKGTYEITDEVAGIVARSGIATGTVTVFVRHTSASLVIMENADPSARRDLEVFFDKLVPEDTPWFIHTLEGPDDMPSHIRMALTRTSEVVPVMRGRMTLGTWQGIFLFEHRRAPHRREIVVSVVGE; translated from the coding sequence ATGTCCGCACACGCCGAATCCTTTGAAGTCCGCTCCCGTGGCAAGGGCACGTATGAGATCACCGATGAGGTGGCCGGGATCGTGGCGCGGTCGGGCATTGCGACGGGAACGGTGACGGTGTTCGTGCGCCACACCAGCGCGAGCCTGGTGATCATGGAGAACGCGGACCCGAGCGCGCGGAGGGATCTGGAGGTGTTTTTCGACAAACTGGTGCCGGAGGATACGCCGTGGTTCATTCATACGCTGGAAGGACCGGATGACATGCCGAGTCACATCCGGATGGCACTCACGCGCACCAGCGAGGTGGTGCCTGTGATGCGGGGACGGATGACCTTGGGGACGTGGCAGGGGATTTTCCTGTTCGAGCATCGCCGCGCGCCACACCGGCGGGAGATCGTGGTGAGCGTGGTGGGGGAGTGA
- a CDS encoding biotin--[acetyl-CoA-carboxylase] ligase: MNAVEEFTAIGPLLPDDMRLYIREEIDSTNDEVRRLAEAGAADGAVVIANRQTSGRGRRGAAWVCPPGEALAFSVLARPAEPAGLWPRLALAAGLAVAEALELHGVTAGIKWPNDVWIDGRKICGVLVESGGHHVVIGIGVNVNVAEFPAELADSATSLWLETGEPVDRAGVFAEILRRLDVRRHQIGVDFPLLLDAVRSRCVLTGRRIRLMSADGLREGFCEGIGTGGELLLSVDGRLERILQADEVRVVE; encoded by the coding sequence ATGAATGCGGTGGAGGAGTTCACGGCCATCGGGCCGCTGCTGCCGGATGACATGCGTTTGTACATCCGCGAGGAGATCGATTCGACCAACGACGAGGTGCGCCGTCTCGCGGAGGCCGGTGCGGCGGATGGCGCGGTGGTGATCGCGAACCGGCAGACATCCGGGCGAGGCCGGCGTGGTGCGGCGTGGGTGTGTCCGCCGGGCGAGGCGCTGGCGTTTTCCGTGCTGGCGCGGCCTGCGGAACCGGCGGGCCTGTGGCCGCGACTGGCATTGGCGGCGGGACTGGCGGTGGCGGAGGCGCTGGAGTTGCACGGCGTGACGGCGGGCATCAAGTGGCCGAACGACGTGTGGATCGACGGGCGGAAGATCTGCGGCGTGCTGGTGGAGTCCGGCGGCCACCACGTGGTGATCGGCATCGGCGTGAATGTGAATGTCGCGGAGTTTCCCGCGGAGCTGGCGGACAGCGCGACCTCGCTGTGGCTGGAGACCGGTGAGCCGGTGGATCGCGCCGGGGTGTTCGCGGAGATTTTGAGACGGCTGGATGTGCGGCGGCACCAGATCGGGGTGGATTTTCCGCTGCTGCTGGATGCGGTGCGCAGCCGTTGCGTGTTGACGGGAAGGCGCATCCGGCTGATGTCCGCGGATGGCCTGCGGGAAGGGTTTTGCGAGGGCATCGGTACGGGCGGGGAGTTGTTGCTCTCGGTGGATGGCAGGCTGGAGCGCATCCTGCAGGCGGATGAAGTACGGGTGGTGGAGTAA
- a CDS encoding AEC family transporter translates to MLSTKEIVWSVLPPYLLLLIGVILRRVGVLRKEHDEATMHVAFHVMYPCFLLDKVLGSSAVRNLSAVVWPIAIGFLLPVMGIAIGWVFGKFIGLERGTGRRTFALSSGLQNFGYTAIPVVEKLWPAGAVAVLAVHNLGVELAVWSVGVMLLSGSNTIQWRRLLNGPVFAVVTGLLMVATGADKWIMGPPREALHMLGAGAFPVAIMLTGAILLDLAKNERPSWKVVAGGTLVRLVLSPMVILCAAKFLPIAVELKQVLIVQAAMPAAMTPILLARLYGGRAGIAVQVVMATTLLSLATIPWIISWGSAWVGLKPGLN, encoded by the coding sequence GTGCTTTCCACGAAAGAGATCGTCTGGTCCGTCCTGCCGCCGTATCTGCTGCTGCTGATCGGCGTGATCCTGCGGCGGGTGGGCGTGCTGCGGAAGGAACACGACGAGGCGACGATGCACGTGGCGTTCCACGTGATGTATCCGTGCTTTCTGTTGGACAAGGTCCTGGGATCGTCCGCGGTGCGGAATCTGTCCGCGGTGGTGTGGCCGATCGCGATCGGCTTCCTGCTGCCGGTGATGGGGATCGCGATCGGATGGGTGTTCGGAAAATTCATCGGGCTGGAGCGGGGGACGGGACGGCGGACCTTCGCGCTGTCATCGGGGCTCCAGAACTTCGGCTACACGGCGATCCCGGTGGTGGAGAAACTGTGGCCTGCGGGCGCGGTGGCGGTGCTGGCCGTTCACAATCTGGGCGTGGAGCTGGCGGTGTGGTCGGTGGGGGTGATGCTGCTCAGCGGCTCGAATACGATCCAATGGCGGAGGCTGCTGAATGGTCCGGTGTTCGCGGTGGTGACCGGTTTGCTGATGGTGGCGACGGGAGCCGACAAGTGGATCATGGGGCCGCCGCGCGAGGCGCTGCACATGCTGGGCGCGGGTGCCTTTCCGGTGGCGATCATGCTGACCGGCGCGATCCTGCTGGATCTGGCGAAGAACGAGCGGCCGTCCTGGAAGGTGGTGGCCGGTGGCACGCTGGTGAGGCTGGTGCTTTCCCCGATGGTGATCCTGTGCGCGGCTAAATTCCTGCCGATCGCGGTGGAATTGAAGCAGGTGCTGATCGTGCAGGCGGCGATGCCCGCGGCGATGACGCCGATCCTGCTGGCGCGTCTCTACGGGGGGCGCGCCGGGATCGCGGTGCAGGTGGTGATGGCCACGACTTTGCTGAGCCTGGCGACGATTCCGTGGATCATCAGTTGGGGCAGCGCCTGGGTGGGATTGAAACCGGGGTTGAACTGA
- the nadC gene encoding carboxylating nicotinate-nucleotide diphosphorylase — MEASARVLIGQALAEDIGLGDVTAMYFIPSDRQARAMIVARKEGVISGVDIAQAVFHEVDVALDVEVLLPNGSRVSEGAVVMCITGPARSILTAERTALNFLQRLSGVATATARYVELVKGTNARILDTRKTTPGYRALEKRAVLHGGGTNHRMGLYDRAMVKDNHLVAEGGLDEIQKSIHRLKADHPDVEVEMEADRLDQVEAFLGLDGVDHILLDNMAPELIRKAVAMRGDRVKPYLEASGNVNLATVRTIAETGVDFISIGSITHSAPALDLGMDFVALRG, encoded by the coding sequence GTGGAAGCCTCCGCCCGCGTTCTGATCGGACAAGCCCTCGCTGAAGACATCGGTCTGGGTGACGTCACCGCCATGTACTTCATCCCGTCCGACCGGCAGGCGCGCGCGATGATCGTGGCGCGCAAGGAGGGGGTGATCTCCGGTGTGGACATCGCGCAGGCGGTGTTCCATGAGGTGGATGTGGCTCTCGATGTGGAGGTGCTGCTGCCGAATGGCAGCCGTGTTTCCGAAGGTGCGGTGGTGATGTGCATCACCGGTCCTGCGCGCTCGATTCTAACAGCGGAGCGCACCGCGCTGAATTTCCTCCAGCGTCTCAGCGGCGTGGCAACGGCCACCGCGCGCTATGTGGAGTTGGTGAAGGGCACCAACGCCCGCATCCTGGACACCCGCAAGACCACTCCGGGCTACCGGGCGCTGGAGAAGCGCGCCGTGTTGCATGGCGGTGGCACGAACCACCGCATGGGGCTCTATGACCGTGCGATGGTGAAGGACAACCACCTCGTGGCGGAAGGAGGACTGGATGAGATCCAGAAGTCGATCCACCGCTTGAAGGCGGATCATCCGGACGTGGAGGTGGAGATGGAAGCCGATCGGCTCGACCAGGTGGAAGCGTTCCTGGGACTCGATGGCGTGGATCACATCCTGCTCGACAACATGGCGCCCGAGTTGATTCGGAAAGCCGTGGCGATGCGCGGTGATCGTGTGAAGCCGTACCTGGAAGCCAGTGGCAATGTGAATCTCGCCACGGTGCGCACGATCGCGGAGACGGGCGTGGATTTCATCTCGATCGGCTCGATCACGCACTCGGCTCCGGCTTTGGATCTGGGCATGGATTTTGTCGCGCTGCGGGGATGA
- a CDS encoding YkgJ family cysteine cluster protein has product MPETDTDAAIATVREVYAALAARPVARNCTGVSQCCRFRLNGRTPFLTKGEALVAARAWRAAGRKEVALPADGSCPFLGKNGLCQIYEGRPFGCRTHFCEAAGGPYARHEVRDLIQRLEEVDRQLGGNGGVNLPVAVAEAMVVLPAKRRRGR; this is encoded by the coding sequence ATGCCGGAAACGGATACGGACGCCGCCATCGCCACCGTACGCGAGGTTTACGCCGCCCTGGCCGCGAGGCCGGTGGCGCGGAATTGCACGGGCGTGTCGCAGTGCTGCCGCTTCCGCCTCAATGGCCGCACGCCTTTCCTGACGAAAGGCGAGGCGCTGGTCGCGGCGCGGGCCTGGCGGGCTGCGGGGCGGAAGGAGGTCGCGTTGCCCGCGGATGGTTCGTGTCCGTTTCTTGGAAAGAATGGACTTTGCCAGATCTATGAGGGACGCCCGTTCGGATGCCGTACGCATTTCTGCGAGGCGGCGGGCGGCCCGTATGCACGGCATGAAGTGCGGGATCTGATCCAGCGGCTGGAGGAGGTGGACCGGCAGCTCGGTGGGAATGGGGGCGTCAATCTGCCGGTGGCGGTTGCGGAGGCGATGGTGGTATTGCCCGCGAAGAGGCGAAGAGGACGATAG